One segment of Panicum virgatum strain AP13 chromosome 3K, P.virgatum_v5, whole genome shotgun sequence DNA contains the following:
- the LOC120698163 gene encoding vacuolar protein sorting-associated protein 32 homolog 2-like, with translation MLEKKEKVLEKKAAAELERAKEFSRAKNKRAAIQSLKRKKLYEQQIEQLGNFQLRIHDQMIMLEAAKATTETVDALRTGAAAMKAMQKATNIDDVDKTMDEINEQTENMKQIQDALSAPLGASADFDEDELEAELEELEGAELESQLLEPVAAPPVHVPANKQPTRHAPQKATAEDDELAALQAEMAL, from the exons ATGctggagaagaaagaaaaggtgCTGGAGAAAAAAGCGGCTGCTGAGCTTGAGAGGGCGAAGGAGTTCTCAAGAGCAAAGAATAAAAGAG CGGCTATTCAGTCCTTGAAGAGGAAAAAACTTTATGAACAACAAATCGAGCAGCTTGGAAATTTCCAGTTGAGAATCCATGATCAG ATGATCATGTTAGAAGCAGCTAAAGCGACAACAGAGACTGTCGATGCATTGAGGACTGGAGCTGCAGCTATGAAAGCAATGCAAAAAGCAAC AAATATTGATGATGTCGACAAGACTATGGATGAAATTAACGAACAGACTGAAAACATGAAACAAATTCAAGATGCTTTATCAGCTCCTCTTGGAGCTTCTGCTGATTTCGATGAG GATGAACTGGAAGCGGAACTTGAAGAACTGGAGGGAGCAGAGTTGGAATCTCAGCTTCTGGAGCCTGTTGCAGCTCCTCCAGTGCATGtcccagccaacaagcaaccaACTCGCCATGCTCCACAGAAAGCTACAGCTGAAGATGATGAGCTTGCTGCACTGCAAGCTGAAATGGCATTGTGA